One genomic region from Sulfurimonas sp. encodes:
- a CDS encoding metallophosphoesterase, with translation MNPILFFAAFCGVFILLNMYISKRLITKLDIKPTYKRYLRIFLIVNFFGIVAYMLGRYYIDFPNWLYFLVSLPIGILFLLFCTAIIYDISCVFLHHSPISQKRRNFFKRSLDISSFVVATSLSARSIYEAKHVNLERVNIKIKNLKKPYKIVQLSDIHIGGLIDKEFVKNIVNRVNILDPDLVVITGDLVDINIKHAQTTLDELKSLNSKYGTFFIVGNHEYFHNITEIIKVVKALGIRVLENENVYIGNENEGFNLAGVYDIFGYKVKTHIPDINKALKHLKDSPTILLAHQPRYIEEVNDSVDLILSGHTHGGQLYPFKFLVKIIQPYISGLHQHNKELQIYVNKGTGFWGPPMRLGASSEITLINLS, from the coding sequence ATGAATCCCATATTATTTTTCGCAGCCTTCTGTGGTGTTTTTATTTTACTAAATATGTACATTTCAAAAAGACTTATCACTAAGCTCGACATCAAACCAACTTACAAACGATACCTCCGTATCTTTTTGATTGTAAACTTTTTTGGCATCGTTGCTTATATGCTCGGACGCTACTATATAGACTTTCCAAATTGGCTCTATTTTCTTGTTTCACTTCCTATTGGCATACTTTTTTTACTTTTTTGTACGGCTATTATTTATGATATTTCTTGCGTATTTTTACACCACTCTCCCATTTCACAAAAAAGAAGAAATTTTTTTAAACGCTCTTTGGATATTTCATCATTTGTTGTAGCAACTTCACTTAGTGCAAGGTCTATTTATGAGGCTAAACATGTAAACCTTGAACGAGTAAATATAAAGATAAAAAATCTAAAAAAACCATATAAGATAGTTCAACTTAGTGACATTCATATAGGTGGACTTATAGATAAAGAATTTGTAAAAAATATAGTTAATAGAGTAAATATACTAGACCCTGATTTAGTTGTAATAACAGGTGATTTAGTAGATATAAATATAAAACATGCACAAACTACCCTAGATGAATTAAAATCACTAAACTCAAAATATGGAACCTTTTTCATAGTTGGAAACCATGAATATTTTCACAATATAACAGAAATCATAAAAGTTGTAAAAGCCTTAGGGATAAGAGTACTTGAAAATGAAAATGTATATATAGGAAATGAAAATGAAGGTTTTAACCTTGCTGGAGTTTATGATATTTTTGGTTATAAAGTTAAAACCCATATACCAGATATTAACAAAGCACTAAAACATCTTAAAGATTCTCCAACCATACTTTTAGCGCATCAACCTAGATATATAGAAGAAGTAAACGATAGCGTGGATTTAATCTTAAGCGGTCACACTCATGGAGGACAACTCTACCCGTTTAAATTTTTAGTAAAAATTATTCAGCCCTATATTAGCGGTCTTCATCAACATAACAAAGAACTACAAATTTATGTAAACAAAGGAACAGGTTTTTGGGGTCCACCTATGCGATTAGGTGCTAGTAGTGAAATAACTCTGATTAATTTATCTTAA
- a CDS encoding class I SAM-dependent methyltransferase, with protein sequence MKKCKLCNCDTTIICDVNTNKDYYRCLECDYIFVDEKYYLDAQSQKKHYDNHDNNLESLGYVEMFEKLIEEFITPDAKDINTALDFGCGEGAVLPILLERNNIKCDRYDLFYFPEKVYKNKKYDLICSTEVLEHLANPLDIIKELLLHLNKNGYLLFMTYFHPSDDEKFLKWFYIKDITHIGFFSKKTFEFIAAEFNLKMVRANDKNTIIFKIN encoded by the coding sequence ATGAAAAAATGTAAATTATGTAATTGCGATACAACTATAATTTGTGATGTTAATACAAATAAAGATTATTATAGATGCTTAGAATGTGATTATATATTTGTGGATGAAAAGTACTACTTAGATGCTCAATCTCAAAAGAAGCATTATGATAATCATGACAACAATTTAGAATCACTTGGTTATGTAGAGATGTTTGAAAAACTTATAGAAGAGTTTATTACCCCAGATGCAAAAGATATAAATACAGCACTTGATTTTGGTTGTGGAGAGGGTGCAGTTTTACCCATACTACTGGAGCGAAACAATATAAAATGTGATAGATATGACCTGTTTTATTTTCCAGAGAAAGTATATAAAAATAAAAAATATGACCTTATATGTTCTACTGAAGTTTTAGAGCATCTAGCTAATCCGTTAGATATTATAAAAGAATTGCTTTTGCATTTAAATAAAAATGGATATTTACTTTTTATGACATACTTTCACCCAAGTGATGATGAGAAGTTTTTGAAATGGTTTTATATAAAAGACATTACACATATAGGTTTTTTTAGTAAAAAAACATTTGAATTTATAGCAGCTGAATTTAATTTGAAAATGGTGAGAGCAAATGATAAAAATACCATTATTTTTAAGATAAATTAA